Proteins encoded together in one Cicer arietinum cultivar CDC Frontier isolate Library 1 chromosome 4, Cicar.CDCFrontier_v2.0, whole genome shotgun sequence window:
- the LOC101495867 gene encoding protein CHUP1, chloroplastic isoform X2 — protein sequence MIVRLGLLIAASVAALTFQKLNVNGSQSEHGEERIRKHQDEGTEQQKQSTCSVNGLNQKEEEEEEEEEEEQEEGIKLISNIMNLANDFDDDILSEFESLLSRQIELPLHADTTDDEAKKVGDKETETAKTYSELDRLRNLVKELEDREVKLEGELFDYYGLKEHVPDIEELQRKLRLKTVEIDMLHMTIKSLQEENNKLQEDLTHEASAERELEVARNKIKELQRQIEFAASQTKGQLLLLKQKVSGLQAKEEGAAKKGPEIEKKLKTANDLEIEVVELKRRSIELQHEKRELTVKLNAAESRITELCSITETEIVAEAKSAVGRLRHANEDLQKQVEGLQMNRFSEVEELVYLRWVNACLRYELRNYKAPLGKSSACDLNNSLSPKSQEKAKQLMLEYANSERGQGDTDLESNLSHDPSSPGSEDLDIPSIDSYTNKYSNLSKKTSLIQKLKKWNKNKDDSSVLSSPARALSIDSPSRISMSYRPRSTLETLMLKNAADAVAITTTFGQKDQEHTQSPDTPSLPSMRKVSSCDSLDSVSSSFQLMSKTVDRSLDEKYPAYKDLHKLALAREKQLKEKAEKARGKKFGDNSNLNITKAEQERSVSLQPKLTRVNEKVYVSVGLNDQSEDGNNFDSQAISKMKLLHVEERPPRVARPPPKPSDGAPVSNSSNGITPYALSAPSPPPPPPPPPPPGGLSGTVSDDKVKRAPELVEFYQSLMKRKVKKEASSLISSTTNATDAKSNMIGEIENRSSFLLAVKADVETQGDFVVSLATEVRAATFSKVEDVVAFVNWLDEELSFLVDERAVLKHFDWPEGKADALREASFEYQDLMKLEKQVSTFIDDPKLPCEVALQKMYSLLEKVEHSVYALIRTRDLAISRYKEFGIPVNWLLDSGVVGKIKLSSVQLANKYMKCIASELDILSGPEEEPTREFLILQGVRFAFRVHQFAGGFDTESMKAFEELRNSIHVTAGKHDNIPETTNLSQL from the exons ATGATAGTTAGGTTAGGACTTCTTATAGCTGCTTCAGTTGCAGCCTTAACATTTCAAAAGCTCAATGTGAATGGCTCACAATCAG AACATGGTGAAGAAAGGATTAGGAAACATCAAGATGAGGGCACAGAGCAACAGAAGCAGTCCACTTGTTCTGTTAATGGTCTCAACCAGAAAGAG gaagaagaagaagaagaagaagaagaagagcaAGAAGAGGGGATTAAGTTAATTAGCAACATAATGAACCTAGCTAATGATTTTGACGATGATATTCTATCTGAATTCGAAAGCCTTCTATCTCGGCAGATTGAGTTACCGTTACATGCTGACACGACCGATGATGAGGCCAAGAAAGTCGGAGATAAGGAAACTGAAACGGCGAAAACGTATAGTGAATTGGATCGGTTGCGAAATTTAGTCAAGGAACTTGAGGATAGGGAAGTGAAACTTGAAGGTGAATTGTTTGACTATTATGGTTTGAAGGAACATGTACCGGACATTGAGGAGTTACAAAGGAAGTTGAGACTTAAAACTGTTGAAATAGATATGCTTCATATGACCATTAAGTCCTTGCAGGAAGAGAATAATAAACTTCAAGAAGATCTCACACATGAAGCTTCAGCCGAGAGAGAACTTGAGGTGGCGAGAAACAAGATCAAGGAGCTGCAAAGGCAGATAGAGTTCGCTGCTAGCCAGACGAAAGGCCAGTTGTTGTTGCTTAAACAAAAAGTTTCTGGTCTACAAGCAAAAGAAGAAGGAGCTGCAAAGAAAGGTCCTGAGATTGAAAAGAAATTGAAGACTGCGAATGACTTAGAGATTGAAGTTGTTGAGCTTAAGAGAAGAAGCATAGAACTTCAACACGAGAAGCGAGAATTAACTGTTAAACTTAATGCTGCTGAGTCTAGAATTACAGAACTATGCAGTATCACTGAG actgaaatcGTTGCCGAGGCAAAATCAGCGGTTGGTAGGCTAAGGCATGCAAATGAAGACCTGCAAAAGCAAGTTGAAGGACTCCAGATGAATAGGTTCAGTGAAGTTGAAGAACTTGTTTACCTTCGCTGGGTCAACGCCTGCTTGAGATATGAACTCAGGAATTACAAGGCACCTTTAGGGAAATCATCAGCATGTGATCTAAACAACAGTCTTAGCCCAAAATCACAAGAGAAGGCTAAACAGCTAATGTTAGAATATGCTAATTCGGAGCGCGGACAAGGTGATACAGATCTTGAAAGCAACTTGTCACATGATCCCTCTTCACCAGGCAGTGAAGATCTTGACATTCCATCCATCGATAGCTATACTAACAAATATAGTAATCTTAGTAAGAAAACTAGCTTAATCCAAAAGTTAAAGAAATGGAATAAAAACAAAGATGATTCGAGTGTTCTTTCATCACCAGCCAGAGCTCTTTCAATAGACTCTCCTAGCAGGATAAGTATGAGCTATAGACCGCGGAGTACACTCGAAACCTTGATGCTAAAGAATGCTGCTGATGCTGTAGCAATAACTACTACCTTTGGGCAGAAGGATCAAGAACATACTCAATCGCCTGATACTCCGTCTCTTCCAAGCATGAGAAAAGTTTCATCCTGTGACTCACTGGATTCTGTTTCGTCTTCCTTCCAATTGATGTCTAAGACAGTTGACAGGTCTCTCGACGAAAAATATCCTGCATATAAAGACCTCCATAAATTGGCATTAGCAAGGGAGAAACAGCTTAAGGAAAAGGCTGAGAAAGCAAGAGGGAAGAAGTTTGGTGATAATTCAAACCTCAATATTACCAAGGCTGAACAAGAGAGATCGGTATCTTTGCAACCAAAACTTACTCGAGTAAATGAGAAGGTATATGTTTCTGTTGGCTTAAATGATCAATCTGAAGATGGGAACAATTTTGATAGTCAAGCCATTAGCAAGATGAAGCTTCTCCATGTTGAGGAAAGGCCTCCAAGGGTGGCTCGGCCACCTCCTAAACCATCTGATGGTGCTCCGGTTTCAAATTCTTCCAATGGTATAACACCATATGCTCTGTCTGCGCCTTCTCCccctccaccaccaccaccgcCGCCACCACCAGGTGGACTAAGTGGAACAGTTAGTGATGACAAAGTTAAAAGGGCTCCCGAACTTGTTGAATTTTATCAATCATTGATGAAACGGAAGGTAAAGAAGGAGGCCTCATCACTAATTTCTTCAACAACTAATGCAACTGATGCCAAGAGCAACATGATTGGGGAAATTGAGAATAGATCATCATTTCTTTTAGCT GTGAAAGCTGATGTAGAAACACAAGGTGATTTTGTTGTGTCCTTGGCAACTGAAGTTCGAGCAGCCACGTTCTCTAAGGTTGAAGATGTAGTTGCTTTTGTGAACTGGCTAGATGAGGAACTCTCCTTCCTG GTTGATGAACGAGCAGTTCTCAAGCACTTCGATTGGCCTGAAGGGAAAGCAGATGCACTAAGGGAGGCGTCTTTTGAATATCAGGATCTCATGAAATTGGAGAAGCAGGTCTCCACCTTCATCGATGATCCTAAACTCCCATGTGAAGTTGCTTTACAGAAAATGTACTCATTGCTTGAAAA GGTAGAGCACAGTGTATATGCACTCATACGAACACGAGATTTGGCCATTTCACGGTACAAGGAGTTTGGAATACCAGTAAATTGGCTATTAGATTCCGGAGTTGTTGGCAAG ATCAAGCTTTCTTCTGTTCAACTGGCAAACAAGTATATGAAGTGTATTGCATCTGAACTTGATATACTATCTGGACCTGAAGAGGAGCCAACAAGAGAGTTTTTAATTCTGCAAGGCGTACGCTTTGCTTTTCGTGTTCATCAG TTTGCCGGAGGCTTTGATACAGAGAGCATGAAGGCTTTTGAAGAACTAAGAAACAGCATTCATGTTACAGCAGGTAAACATGATAATATACCAGAAACGACGAATTTGTCGCAGCTGTAA
- the LOC101495867 gene encoding protein CHUP1, chloroplastic isoform X1, giving the protein MIVRLGLLIAASVAALTFQKLNVNGSQSEHGEERIRKHQDEGTEQQKQSTCSVNGLNQKEKEEEEEEEEEEQEEGIKLISNIMNLANDFDDDILSEFESLLSRQIELPLHADTTDDEAKKVGDKETETAKTYSELDRLRNLVKELEDREVKLEGELFDYYGLKEHVPDIEELQRKLRLKTVEIDMLHMTIKSLQEENNKLQEDLTHEASAERELEVARNKIKELQRQIEFAASQTKGQLLLLKQKVSGLQAKEEGAAKKGPEIEKKLKTANDLEIEVVELKRRSIELQHEKRELTVKLNAAESRITELCSITETEIVAEAKSAVGRLRHANEDLQKQVEGLQMNRFSEVEELVYLRWVNACLRYELRNYKAPLGKSSACDLNNSLSPKSQEKAKQLMLEYANSERGQGDTDLESNLSHDPSSPGSEDLDIPSIDSYTNKYSNLSKKTSLIQKLKKWNKNKDDSSVLSSPARALSIDSPSRISMSYRPRSTLETLMLKNAADAVAITTTFGQKDQEHTQSPDTPSLPSMRKVSSCDSLDSVSSSFQLMSKTVDRSLDEKYPAYKDLHKLALAREKQLKEKAEKARGKKFGDNSNLNITKAEQERSVSLQPKLTRVNEKVYVSVGLNDQSEDGNNFDSQAISKMKLLHVEERPPRVARPPPKPSDGAPVSNSSNGITPYALSAPSPPPPPPPPPPPGGLSGTVSDDKVKRAPELVEFYQSLMKRKVKKEASSLISSTTNATDAKSNMIGEIENRSSFLLAVKADVETQGDFVVSLATEVRAATFSKVEDVVAFVNWLDEELSFLVDERAVLKHFDWPEGKADALREASFEYQDLMKLEKQVSTFIDDPKLPCEVALQKMYSLLEKVEHSVYALIRTRDLAISRYKEFGIPVNWLLDSGVVGKIKLSSVQLANKYMKCIASELDILSGPEEEPTREFLILQGVRFAFRVHQFAGGFDTESMKAFEELRNSIHVTAGKHDNIPETTNLSQL; this is encoded by the exons ATGATAGTTAGGTTAGGACTTCTTATAGCTGCTTCAGTTGCAGCCTTAACATTTCAAAAGCTCAATGTGAATGGCTCACAATCAG AACATGGTGAAGAAAGGATTAGGAAACATCAAGATGAGGGCACAGAGCAACAGAAGCAGTCCACTTGTTCTGTTAATGGTCTCAACCAGAAAGAG aaggaagaagaagaagaagaagaagaagaagagcaAGAAGAGGGGATTAAGTTAATTAGCAACATAATGAACCTAGCTAATGATTTTGACGATGATATTCTATCTGAATTCGAAAGCCTTCTATCTCGGCAGATTGAGTTACCGTTACATGCTGACACGACCGATGATGAGGCCAAGAAAGTCGGAGATAAGGAAACTGAAACGGCGAAAACGTATAGTGAATTGGATCGGTTGCGAAATTTAGTCAAGGAACTTGAGGATAGGGAAGTGAAACTTGAAGGTGAATTGTTTGACTATTATGGTTTGAAGGAACATGTACCGGACATTGAGGAGTTACAAAGGAAGTTGAGACTTAAAACTGTTGAAATAGATATGCTTCATATGACCATTAAGTCCTTGCAGGAAGAGAATAATAAACTTCAAGAAGATCTCACACATGAAGCTTCAGCCGAGAGAGAACTTGAGGTGGCGAGAAACAAGATCAAGGAGCTGCAAAGGCAGATAGAGTTCGCTGCTAGCCAGACGAAAGGCCAGTTGTTGTTGCTTAAACAAAAAGTTTCTGGTCTACAAGCAAAAGAAGAAGGAGCTGCAAAGAAAGGTCCTGAGATTGAAAAGAAATTGAAGACTGCGAATGACTTAGAGATTGAAGTTGTTGAGCTTAAGAGAAGAAGCATAGAACTTCAACACGAGAAGCGAGAATTAACTGTTAAACTTAATGCTGCTGAGTCTAGAATTACAGAACTATGCAGTATCACTGAG actgaaatcGTTGCCGAGGCAAAATCAGCGGTTGGTAGGCTAAGGCATGCAAATGAAGACCTGCAAAAGCAAGTTGAAGGACTCCAGATGAATAGGTTCAGTGAAGTTGAAGAACTTGTTTACCTTCGCTGGGTCAACGCCTGCTTGAGATATGAACTCAGGAATTACAAGGCACCTTTAGGGAAATCATCAGCATGTGATCTAAACAACAGTCTTAGCCCAAAATCACAAGAGAAGGCTAAACAGCTAATGTTAGAATATGCTAATTCGGAGCGCGGACAAGGTGATACAGATCTTGAAAGCAACTTGTCACATGATCCCTCTTCACCAGGCAGTGAAGATCTTGACATTCCATCCATCGATAGCTATACTAACAAATATAGTAATCTTAGTAAGAAAACTAGCTTAATCCAAAAGTTAAAGAAATGGAATAAAAACAAAGATGATTCGAGTGTTCTTTCATCACCAGCCAGAGCTCTTTCAATAGACTCTCCTAGCAGGATAAGTATGAGCTATAGACCGCGGAGTACACTCGAAACCTTGATGCTAAAGAATGCTGCTGATGCTGTAGCAATAACTACTACCTTTGGGCAGAAGGATCAAGAACATACTCAATCGCCTGATACTCCGTCTCTTCCAAGCATGAGAAAAGTTTCATCCTGTGACTCACTGGATTCTGTTTCGTCTTCCTTCCAATTGATGTCTAAGACAGTTGACAGGTCTCTCGACGAAAAATATCCTGCATATAAAGACCTCCATAAATTGGCATTAGCAAGGGAGAAACAGCTTAAGGAAAAGGCTGAGAAAGCAAGAGGGAAGAAGTTTGGTGATAATTCAAACCTCAATATTACCAAGGCTGAACAAGAGAGATCGGTATCTTTGCAACCAAAACTTACTCGAGTAAATGAGAAGGTATATGTTTCTGTTGGCTTAAATGATCAATCTGAAGATGGGAACAATTTTGATAGTCAAGCCATTAGCAAGATGAAGCTTCTCCATGTTGAGGAAAGGCCTCCAAGGGTGGCTCGGCCACCTCCTAAACCATCTGATGGTGCTCCGGTTTCAAATTCTTCCAATGGTATAACACCATATGCTCTGTCTGCGCCTTCTCCccctccaccaccaccaccgcCGCCACCACCAGGTGGACTAAGTGGAACAGTTAGTGATGACAAAGTTAAAAGGGCTCCCGAACTTGTTGAATTTTATCAATCATTGATGAAACGGAAGGTAAAGAAGGAGGCCTCATCACTAATTTCTTCAACAACTAATGCAACTGATGCCAAGAGCAACATGATTGGGGAAATTGAGAATAGATCATCATTTCTTTTAGCT GTGAAAGCTGATGTAGAAACACAAGGTGATTTTGTTGTGTCCTTGGCAACTGAAGTTCGAGCAGCCACGTTCTCTAAGGTTGAAGATGTAGTTGCTTTTGTGAACTGGCTAGATGAGGAACTCTCCTTCCTG GTTGATGAACGAGCAGTTCTCAAGCACTTCGATTGGCCTGAAGGGAAAGCAGATGCACTAAGGGAGGCGTCTTTTGAATATCAGGATCTCATGAAATTGGAGAAGCAGGTCTCCACCTTCATCGATGATCCTAAACTCCCATGTGAAGTTGCTTTACAGAAAATGTACTCATTGCTTGAAAA GGTAGAGCACAGTGTATATGCACTCATACGAACACGAGATTTGGCCATTTCACGGTACAAGGAGTTTGGAATACCAGTAAATTGGCTATTAGATTCCGGAGTTGTTGGCAAG ATCAAGCTTTCTTCTGTTCAACTGGCAAACAAGTATATGAAGTGTATTGCATCTGAACTTGATATACTATCTGGACCTGAAGAGGAGCCAACAAGAGAGTTTTTAATTCTGCAAGGCGTACGCTTTGCTTTTCGTGTTCATCAG TTTGCCGGAGGCTTTGATACAGAGAGCATGAAGGCTTTTGAAGAACTAAGAAACAGCATTCATGTTACAGCAGGTAAACATGATAATATACCAGAAACGACGAATTTGTCGCAGCTGTAA